A single region of the Musa acuminata AAA Group cultivar baxijiao chromosome BXJ1-11, Cavendish_Baxijiao_AAA, whole genome shotgun sequence genome encodes:
- the LOC135597026 gene encoding large ribosomal subunit protein uL14 isoform X4: protein MSKRGRGGTAGNKFRMSLGLPVAATVNCADNTGAKNLYIISVKGIKGRLNRLPSACVGDMVMATVKKGKPDLRKKVMPAVIVRQRKPWRRKDGVYMYFEDFYYVMHPFPHVQVKVVAIL from the exons ATGTCGAAACGAG GACGAGGAGGCACCGCTGGAAACAAGTTCCGCATGTCGCTGGGTCTTCCGGTGGCGGCGACGGTCAACTGTGCCGACAACACAGGGGCCAAGAACCTCTATATTATATCCGTCAAGGGGATAAAGGGCCGGCTAAACCGGCTTCCGTCTGCTTGTGTCGGGGATATGGTGATGGCTACCGTCAAGAAGGGTAAGCCGGACTTGAGGAAGAAGGTTATGCCTGCTGTCATTGTCAGGCAGCGGAAGCCGTGGCGCAGAAAGGATGGTGTCTACATGTACTTTGAAG ATTTTTACTATGTGATGCATCCATTTCCCCATGTACAAGTCAAAGTGGTAGCTATACTATGA
- the LOC135597026 gene encoding large ribosomal subunit protein uL14 isoform X3: MSKRGRGGTAGNKFRMSLGLPVAATVNCADNTGAKNLYIISVKGIKGRLNRLPSACVGDMVMATVKKGKPDLRKKVMPAVIVRQRKPWRRKDGVYMYFEDDIATSCLAADFYYVMHPFPHVQVKVVAIL; encoded by the exons ATGTCGAAACGAG GACGAGGAGGCACCGCTGGAAACAAGTTCCGCATGTCGCTGGGTCTTCCGGTGGCGGCGACGGTCAACTGTGCCGACAACACAGGGGCCAAGAACCTCTATATTATATCCGTCAAGGGGATAAAGGGCCGGCTAAACCGGCTTCCGTCTGCTTGTGTCGGGGATATGGTGATGGCTACCGTCAAGAAGGGTAAGCCGGACTTGAGGAAGAAGGTTATGCCTGCTGTCATTGTCAGGCAGCGGAAGCCGTGGCGCAGAAAGGATGGTGTCTACATGTACTTTGAAG ATGATATTGCCACATCATGTCTTGCTGCAGATTTTTACTATGTGATGCATCCATTTCCCCATGTACAAGTCAAAGTGGTAGCTATACTATGA
- the LOC135597025 gene encoding glutathione gamma-glutamylcysteinyltransferase 1-like isoform X1, with protein MAVAGLYRRILPSPPAIEFASSEGKRLFSESLQNGTMEGFFKLISHFQTQSEPAYCGLASLSMVLNALAIDPQRKWKGPWRWYDESMLDCCEPLEKVQTEGITFGKVACLAQCAGAKVESFRTNQSTIDDFRNHVAKCTSSEHCHLIASYHRKPFKQTGTGHFSPIGGYHAESDMALILDVARFKYPPHWVPLALLWEAMDTIDEATGRPRGFMLISSHQRAPSLLYTLSCRDESWVSMAKYLIDDVPILLKSEDLKNVHEVLSLLLMSLPACAGNFIKWVAEVRRQEEEGSSLSKEEKDRLAVKEEVLQQVHETELYKCVTDLLSSSTSNCKLRKKDSLTEIAANVCCEGAALLSGGLTSRNGICCRTCIRCLKDNGDEHTTVVSGTVVSGGGNEQEVDMLVPVSKAMARSSCDTTLNNCIVMHPANNDVLTVLLLALPPSTWLDIQDESLLAEIQGLVSTENLPDALQQEVLHLRWQLHYLKRCKDKEVDNDLTLP; from the exons ATGGCCGTCGCGGGTCTTTACCGGCGAATACTCCCTTCTCCGCCCGCTATTGAGTTCGCCTCGTCGGAAGGGAAG AGATTATTCTCCGAGTCTCTTCAAAATGGAACAATGGAGGGGTTCTTCAAGTTAATTTCTCACTTCCAAACACAATCTGAGCCTGCATACTGTGGATTGGCCAGCTTGTCTATGGTCTTGAATGCTCTTGCAATAGATCCACAGAGAAAGTGGAAAG GTCCTTGGAGATGGTATGATGAGTCCATGTTAGATTGTTGTGAACCTTTGGAGAAAGTTCAAACTGAAGGTATCACATTTGGGAAAGTTGCTTGCTTGGCTCAATGTGCTGGAGCTAAAGTCGAATCTTTCCGTACGAATCAAAGCACCATAGATGATTTTCGTAACCATGTTGCCAAATGCACCTCTTCAGAACACTGCCATTTGATAGCATCATATCACAGGAAACCTTTTAAACAG ACAGGAACTGGCCATTTTTCACCAATTGGTGGATATCATGCAGAAAGTGACATGGCACTCATTTTGGATGTGGCCCGTTTTAAATATCCTCCTCATTGGGTTCCACTTGCTCTTCTTTGGGAAGCCATGGATACAATTGATGAAGCAACTGGGCGTCCACGGGG gtTTATGCTTATTTCGAGTCATCAGAGAGCCCCATCCTTGCTTTATACGTTG AGCTGCagagatgaaagttgggtgagcatGGCAAAGTACTTGATTGATGATGTACCTATTCTCCTGAAGTCTGAGGACCTAAAAAATGTTCATGAAGTTCTGTCTCTCCTACTAATGTCCTTGCCTGCATGTGCTGGAAATTTCATCAAATGGGTTGCAGAAGTTAGGAGACAAGAGGAAGAAGGATCTAGCTTAAGCAAAGAGGAAAAGGATAGGCTTGCCGTGAAG GAAGAGGTACTGCAACAAGTTCATGAAACCGAGCTATATAAGTGTGTGACAGACTTGTTATCTTCTTCAACCTCAAATTGCAAGCTAAGAAAAAAAGATTCATTGACGGAGATTGCAGCTAATGTCTGTTGCGAAGGAGCAGCTCTGTTATCCGGAGGCCTAACATCTAGAAATGGAATTTGTTGCAGAACATGTATTAGATGCTTGAAGGATAACGGTGATGAGCATACGACTGTTGTCTCTGGGACAGTAGTTTCAGGTGGCGGCAATGAACAGGAGGTTGATATGCTGGTACCGGTATCAAAAGCAATGGCAAGGAGCAGTTGTGATACCACATTGAATAATTGCATTGTGATGCACCCCGCAAACAATGATGTTTTAACCGTTCTGTTATTGGCTTTACCTCCCTCTACCTGGTTGGACATTCAGGATGAGAGCTTGTTGGCTGAAATCCAAGGTCTTGTTTCAACCGAGAATCTACCTGATGCTCTTCAACAAGAG GTTTTGCACTTGCGGTGGCAACTCCATTATCTAAAGAGGTGTAAAGACAAGGAAGTAGATAATGATCTTACATTGCCTTAG
- the LOC135597025 gene encoding glutathione gamma-glutamylcysteinyltransferase 1-like isoform X2, with amino-acid sequence MEGFFKLISHFQTQSEPAYCGLASLSMVLNALAIDPQRKWKGPWRWYDESMLDCCEPLEKVQTEGITFGKVACLAQCAGAKVESFRTNQSTIDDFRNHVAKCTSSEHCHLIASYHRKPFKQTGTGHFSPIGGYHAESDMALILDVARFKYPPHWVPLALLWEAMDTIDEATGRPRGFMLISSHQRAPSLLYTLSCRDESWVSMAKYLIDDVPILLKSEDLKNVHEVLSLLLMSLPACAGNFIKWVAEVRRQEEEGSSLSKEEKDRLAVKEEVLQQVHETELYKCVTDLLSSSTSNCKLRKKDSLTEIAANVCCEGAALLSGGLTSRNGICCRTCIRCLKDNGDEHTTVVSGTVVSGGGNEQEVDMLVPVSKAMARSSCDTTLNNCIVMHPANNDVLTVLLLALPPSTWLDIQDESLLAEIQGLVSTENLPDALQQEVLHLRWQLHYLKRCKDKEVDNDLTLP; translated from the exons ATGGAGGGGTTCTTCAAGTTAATTTCTCACTTCCAAACACAATCTGAGCCTGCATACTGTGGATTGGCCAGCTTGTCTATGGTCTTGAATGCTCTTGCAATAGATCCACAGAGAAAGTGGAAAG GTCCTTGGAGATGGTATGATGAGTCCATGTTAGATTGTTGTGAACCTTTGGAGAAAGTTCAAACTGAAGGTATCACATTTGGGAAAGTTGCTTGCTTGGCTCAATGTGCTGGAGCTAAAGTCGAATCTTTCCGTACGAATCAAAGCACCATAGATGATTTTCGTAACCATGTTGCCAAATGCACCTCTTCAGAACACTGCCATTTGATAGCATCATATCACAGGAAACCTTTTAAACAG ACAGGAACTGGCCATTTTTCACCAATTGGTGGATATCATGCAGAAAGTGACATGGCACTCATTTTGGATGTGGCCCGTTTTAAATATCCTCCTCATTGGGTTCCACTTGCTCTTCTTTGGGAAGCCATGGATACAATTGATGAAGCAACTGGGCGTCCACGGGG gtTTATGCTTATTTCGAGTCATCAGAGAGCCCCATCCTTGCTTTATACGTTG AGCTGCagagatgaaagttgggtgagcatGGCAAAGTACTTGATTGATGATGTACCTATTCTCCTGAAGTCTGAGGACCTAAAAAATGTTCATGAAGTTCTGTCTCTCCTACTAATGTCCTTGCCTGCATGTGCTGGAAATTTCATCAAATGGGTTGCAGAAGTTAGGAGACAAGAGGAAGAAGGATCTAGCTTAAGCAAAGAGGAAAAGGATAGGCTTGCCGTGAAG GAAGAGGTACTGCAACAAGTTCATGAAACCGAGCTATATAAGTGTGTGACAGACTTGTTATCTTCTTCAACCTCAAATTGCAAGCTAAGAAAAAAAGATTCATTGACGGAGATTGCAGCTAATGTCTGTTGCGAAGGAGCAGCTCTGTTATCCGGAGGCCTAACATCTAGAAATGGAATTTGTTGCAGAACATGTATTAGATGCTTGAAGGATAACGGTGATGAGCATACGACTGTTGTCTCTGGGACAGTAGTTTCAGGTGGCGGCAATGAACAGGAGGTTGATATGCTGGTACCGGTATCAAAAGCAATGGCAAGGAGCAGTTGTGATACCACATTGAATAATTGCATTGTGATGCACCCCGCAAACAATGATGTTTTAACCGTTCTGTTATTGGCTTTACCTCCCTCTACCTGGTTGGACATTCAGGATGAGAGCTTGTTGGCTGAAATCCAAGGTCTTGTTTCAACCGAGAATCTACCTGATGCTCTTCAACAAGAG GTTTTGCACTTGCGGTGGCAACTCCATTATCTAAAGAGGTGTAAAGACAAGGAAGTAGATAATGATCTTACATTGCCTTAG
- the LOC135597026 gene encoding large ribosomal subunit protein uL14x/uL14z/uL14y isoform X1: MSKRGRGGTAGNKFRMSLGLPVAATVNCADNTGAKNLYIISVKGIKGRLNRLPSACVGDMVMATVKKGKPDLRKKVMPAVIVRQRKPWRRKDGVYMYFEDNAGVIVNPKGEMKGSAITGPIGKECADLWPRIASAANAIV; this comes from the exons ATGTCGAAACGAG GACGAGGAGGCACCGCTGGAAACAAGTTCCGCATGTCGCTGGGTCTTCCGGTGGCGGCGACGGTCAACTGTGCCGACAACACAGGGGCCAAGAACCTCTATATTATATCCGTCAAGGGGATAAAGGGCCGGCTAAACCGGCTTCCGTCTGCTTGTGTCGGGGATATGGTGATGGCTACCGTCAAGAAGGGTAAGCCGGACTTGAGGAAGAAGGTTATGCCTGCTGTCATTGTCAGGCAGCGGAAGCCGTGGCGCAGAAAGGATGGTGTCTACATGTACTTTGAAG ATAATGCTGGAGTTATTGTGAATCCAAAAGGAGAAATGAAAG GATCTGCTATCACAGGACCCATAGGGAAGGAATGTGCTGATCTGTGGCCTAGAATTGCCAGTGCAGCCAATGCCATCGTATAA
- the LOC135597026 gene encoding large ribosomal subunit protein uL14 isoform X2 — MSKRGRGGTAGNKFRMSLGLPVAATVNCADNTGAKNLYIISVKGIKGRLNRLPSACVGDMVMATVKKGKPDLRKKVMPAVIVRQRKPWRRKDGVYMYFEGSLSIWRWSHIPSPGRAALLQLPLGTGHETYI; from the exons ATGTCGAAACGAG GACGAGGAGGCACCGCTGGAAACAAGTTCCGCATGTCGCTGGGTCTTCCGGTGGCGGCGACGGTCAACTGTGCCGACAACACAGGGGCCAAGAACCTCTATATTATATCCGTCAAGGGGATAAAGGGCCGGCTAAACCGGCTTCCGTCTGCTTGTGTCGGGGATATGGTGATGGCTACCGTCAAGAAGGGTAAGCCGGACTTGAGGAAGAAGGTTATGCCTGCTGTCATTGTCAGGCAGCGGAAGCCGTGGCGCAGAAAGGATGGTGTCTACATGTACTTTGAAG GGAGTTTGTCCATTTGGAGGTGGTCTCATATTCCATCGCCTGGAAGAGCAGCATTACTGCAATTACCTCTTGGGACTGGCCATGAGACATACATCTAG